The following proteins come from a genomic window of Streptomyces sp. NBC_00539:
- the glpK gene encoding glycerol kinase GlpK codes for MTSSTGPFIAAIDQGTTSSRCIVFDRDGRIVAVDQKEHEQIFPKPGWVEHDAAEIWTNVQEVVAGAIAKAEITAADVKAVGITNQRETTLLWDKNTGEPVHNALVWQDTRTDVLCKELGRNVGQDRFRRETGLPLASYFAGPKVRWLLDNVEGLRERAEAGDILFGTMDSWVIWNLTGGAQGGVHVTDVTNASRTMLMNLHTLEWDERIAESMEVPLNVLPEIRSSAEVYGHVKEGVLAGVPVASALGDQQAALFGQTCFSEGEAKSTYGTGTFMLMNTGDKIINSYSGLLTTVGYQIGEEKPVYALEGSIAVTGSLVQWMRDQMGLIKSAAEIETLASSVEDNGGAYFVPAFSGLFAPYWRSDARGVIAGLTRYVTKAHIARAVLEATAWQTREITDAMTKDSGVELAALKVDGGMTSNNLLMQTLSDFLDAPVVRPMVAETTCLGAAYAAGLAVGFWPDTDALRANWRRAAEWTPRMPAEQRDREYKNWLKAVERSMGWIDDEDAS; via the coding sequence ATGACCAGTAGCACCGGCCCCTTCATCGCCGCGATCGACCAGGGCACCACCTCCTCCCGCTGCATCGTCTTCGACCGCGACGGCCGCATCGTCGCCGTCGACCAGAAGGAGCACGAGCAGATCTTCCCGAAGCCGGGCTGGGTCGAGCACGACGCCGCCGAGATCTGGACCAACGTCCAGGAGGTCGTCGCCGGGGCCATCGCCAAGGCCGAGATCACCGCGGCCGACGTCAAGGCCGTCGGCATCACCAACCAGCGCGAGACCACGCTCCTGTGGGACAAGAACACCGGCGAGCCGGTGCACAACGCGCTGGTCTGGCAGGACACCCGCACGGACGTCCTGTGCAAGGAGCTCGGCCGCAACGTCGGCCAGGACCGCTTCCGCCGCGAGACGGGCCTGCCGCTCGCCTCGTACTTCGCCGGTCCCAAGGTCCGCTGGCTGCTCGACAACGTCGAGGGCCTGCGCGAGCGCGCCGAGGCCGGCGACATCCTCTTCGGCACCATGGACTCCTGGGTCATCTGGAACCTGACCGGCGGCGCCCAGGGCGGCGTGCACGTCACCGACGTCACGAACGCCTCGCGCACCATGCTGATGAACCTCCACACGCTGGAGTGGGACGAGCGCATCGCCGAGTCCATGGAGGTCCCCCTCAACGTCCTCCCCGAGATCCGCTCCTCCGCCGAGGTCTACGGCCACGTCAAGGAAGGCGTGCTCGCCGGTGTCCCGGTCGCCTCGGCGCTCGGTGACCAGCAGGCCGCCCTCTTCGGCCAGACCTGCTTCTCCGAGGGCGAGGCGAAGTCCACGTACGGCACCGGCACGTTCATGCTGATGAACACCGGCGACAAGATCATCAACTCCTACAGCGGCCTGCTCACCACGGTCGGCTACCAGATCGGCGAGGAGAAGCCGGTCTACGCCCTCGAAGGCTCCATCGCCGTCACCGGCTCGCTCGTCCAGTGGATGCGCGACCAGATGGGCCTGATCAAGTCGGCCGCCGAGATCGAGACGCTGGCCTCCTCCGTCGAGGACAACGGCGGCGCCTACTTCGTGCCCGCCTTCTCCGGCCTGTTCGCCCCGTACTGGCGCTCCGACGCCCGCGGTGTGATCGCCGGCCTGACCCGGTACGTCACCAAGGCTCACATCGCCCGTGCCGTGCTGGAGGCCACCGCCTGGCAGACCCGCGAGATCACCGACGCCATGACCAAGGACTCGGGCGTCGAGCTCGCCGCCCTCAAGGTCGACGGCGGCATGACCTCCAACAACCTGCTGATGCAGACGCTCTCGGACTTCCTGGACGCCCCCGTGGTGCGCCCGATGGTCGCCGAGACCACCTGCCTCGGCGCCGCCTACGCCGCCGGCCTGGCCGTCGGCTTCTGGCCCGACACCGACGCCCTGCGCGCCAACTGGCGCCGCGCGGCGGAGTGGACCCCGCGGATGCCCGCCGAACAGCGGGACCGCGAGTACAAGAACTGGCTCAAGGCCGTCGAGCGGTCCATGGGCTGGATCGACGACGAAGACGCCAGCTGA
- the metH gene encoding methionine synthase, with protein MASLPNPPADTQTRADALREALATRVVVADGAMGTMLQAQDPSMEDFQQLEGCNEVLNVTRPDIVRSVHEAYFSVGVDCVETNTFGANFAALAEYDIPGRNFELSESGARIAREVADEYTAATGQQRWVLGSMGPGTKLPTLGHIDYATIRDAYQVNAEGLLTGGADALLVETTQDLLQTKSSVIGARRAMEALGVSVPLICSVTVETTGTMLLGSEIGAALTALEPLGIDMIGLNCATGPAEMSEHLRYLARNARIPLSCMPNAGLPVLGKNGAHYPLSAPELADAQETFVREYGLSLVGGCCGTTPEHLRQVVERVRGLAPAERRPQPEPGASSLYQTVPFRQDTSYMAIGERTNANGSKKFREAMLEARWDDCVEMARDQIREGAHMLDLCVDYVGRDGVADMQELAGRFATASTLPIVLDSTEVPVIQAGLEKLGGRAVINSVNYEDGDGPESRFAKVTALAREHGAALIALTIDEEGQARTVEHKVAIAERLIEDLTGNWGIHESDILIDTLTFTICTGQEESRKDGIATIEAIRELKRRHPDVQTTLGLSNISFGLNPAARVLLNSVFLDECVKAGLDSAIVHASKILPIARFDDEQVRTALDLIYDRRAEDYDPLQKLMALFEGVNTKSMKDGRAEELLALPLDERLQRRIIDGEKNGLEDDLAEALQTRPALDIVNDTLLEGMKVVGELFGSGQMQLPFVLQSAEVMKTAVAYLEPHMEKTDDDGKGTIVLATVRGDVHDIGKNLVDIILTNNGYNVVNIGIKQPVSAILEAAQEHKADVIGMSGLLVKSTVIMKENLEELNQRKLAADYPVILGGAALTRAYVEQDLHEIYEGEVRYARDAFEGLRLMDALIAVKRGVPGAELPPLKQRRVPKRDTPSIQVEEPEEPGGRSDVAVDNPVPTPPFWGTRVVKGIPLKDYASWLDEGALFKGQWGLKQARAGGATYEELVESEGRPRLRGLLEKLHTENLLEAAVVYGYFPCVSKGDDLIILDEQGNERTRFTFPRQRRGRRLCLADFFRPEESGETDVVGLQVVTVGSKIGEATAKLFESDSYREYLELHGLSVQLAEALAEYWHARVRAELGFGGEDPAQVEDMFDLKYRGARFSLGYGACPDLEDRAKIADMLQPERIGVHLSEEFQLHPEQSTDAIVIHHPEAKYFNAR; from the coding sequence ATGGCCTCGTTGCCGAACCCGCCCGCAGACACCCAGACACGGGCCGATGCCCTCCGAGAGGCGCTCGCGACCCGCGTGGTCGTCGCCGACGGAGCCATGGGGACCATGCTCCAGGCGCAGGACCCGTCGATGGAGGACTTCCAGCAGCTGGAAGGCTGCAACGAGGTCCTGAACGTGACGCGCCCCGACATCGTGCGCTCCGTCCACGAGGCGTACTTCTCCGTCGGCGTGGACTGCGTGGAGACCAACACGTTCGGCGCGAACTTCGCGGCGCTGGCCGAGTACGACATCCCCGGCCGCAACTTCGAGCTGTCGGAATCCGGCGCCCGCATCGCCCGCGAGGTGGCCGACGAGTACACGGCCGCGACCGGGCAGCAGCGCTGGGTGCTGGGCTCCATGGGGCCGGGCACCAAGCTGCCCACGCTGGGCCACATCGACTACGCGACGATCCGCGACGCCTACCAGGTCAACGCCGAGGGCCTGCTCACCGGAGGCGCGGACGCCCTGCTGGTGGAGACCACGCAGGACCTCCTGCAGACCAAGTCCTCCGTCATCGGCGCGCGGCGCGCGATGGAGGCGCTCGGCGTGTCCGTGCCGTTGATCTGCTCCGTCACCGTAGAGACGACCGGCACGATGCTGCTCGGTTCGGAGATCGGTGCGGCGCTGACGGCGCTGGAGCCGCTCGGCATCGACATGATCGGCCTGAACTGCGCGACGGGCCCCGCCGAGATGAGCGAGCACCTGCGCTACCTGGCCCGCAACGCCCGGATCCCGCTGTCCTGCATGCCCAACGCAGGCCTGCCGGTGCTGGGCAAGAACGGCGCGCACTACCCCCTGTCGGCCCCCGAGCTCGCCGACGCGCAGGAGACCTTCGTCCGCGAGTACGGCCTGTCCCTGGTCGGCGGCTGCTGCGGCACCACCCCCGAGCACCTGCGCCAGGTCGTGGAGCGGGTCCGCGGTCTGGCCCCGGCCGAGCGGCGGCCCCAGCCCGAGCCGGGCGCGTCGTCGCTGTACCAGACCGTGCCGTTCCGCCAGGACACCTCGTACATGGCGATCGGCGAGCGGACCAACGCCAACGGGTCGAAGAAGTTCCGCGAGGCGATGCTGGAGGCCCGCTGGGACGACTGCGTGGAGATGGCCCGCGACCAGATCCGCGAGGGCGCGCACATGCTCGACCTGTGCGTCGACTACGTGGGCCGCGACGGCGTCGCCGACATGCAGGAGCTGGCCGGCCGCTTCGCGACGGCTTCGACGCTGCCGATCGTGCTGGACTCCACCGAGGTTCCCGTGATCCAGGCGGGTCTGGAGAAGCTGGGCGGCCGCGCGGTCATCAACTCGGTGAACTACGAGGACGGCGACGGCCCCGAGTCCCGTTTCGCGAAGGTGACCGCCCTGGCGCGCGAGCACGGCGCGGCGCTGATCGCGCTGACCATCGACGAGGAGGGCCAGGCCCGCACCGTCGAGCACAAGGTGGCGATCGCCGAGCGGCTGATCGAGGACCTGACCGGCAACTGGGGCATCCACGAGTCGGACATCCTCATCGACACCCTCACCTTCACCATCTGTACGGGTCAGGAGGAGTCCCGCAAGGACGGCATCGCCACCATCGAGGCGATCCGCGAACTCAAGCGGCGCCACCCCGACGTGCAGACCACGCTGGGGCTGTCCAACATCTCCTTCGGCCTGAACCCGGCCGCCCGCGTCCTGCTGAACTCCGTCTTCCTCGACGAGTGCGTCAAGGCGGGCCTGGATTCGGCGATCGTCCACGCCTCGAAGATCCTGCCGATCGCCCGCTTCGACGACGAGCAGGTCCGCACGGCCCTGGACCTCATCTACGACCGGCGCGCCGAGGACTACGACCCGCTGCAGAAGCTGATGGCGCTGTTCGAGGGCGTCAACACCAAGTCGATGAAGGACGGCCGCGCCGAGGAGCTCCTCGCGCTGCCCCTGGACGAGCGGCTCCAGCGCCGCATCATCGACGGGGAGAAGAACGGCCTGGAGGACGACCTCGCCGAGGCCCTGCAGACCCGTCCCGCCCTGGACATCGTCAACGACACCCTGCTGGAGGGCATGAAGGTCGTCGGCGAGCTGTTCGGCTCCGGCCAGATGCAGCTGCCGTTCGTCCTGCAGTCGGCCGAGGTGATGAAGACGGCCGTCGCCTACCTCGAACCGCACATGGAGAAGACCGACGACGACGGCAAGGGCACCATCGTGCTCGCCACCGTCCGCGGCGACGTCCACGACATCGGCAAGAACCTCGTCGACATCATCTTGACCAACAACGGCTACAACGTCGTCAACATCGGCATCAAGCAGCCCGTCTCCGCGATCCTGGAAGCCGCGCAGGAACACAAGGCCGACGTGATCGGCATGTCCGGCCTGCTCGTCAAGTCCACCGTGATCATGAAGGAGAACCTGGAGGAGCTCAACCAGCGCAAGCTGGCGGCCGACTACCCGGTCATCCTCGGCGGCGCGGCCCTGACCCGCGCCTACGTGGAACAGGACCTCCACGAGATCTACGAGGGCGAAGTCCGCTACGCCCGCGACGCCTTCGAGGGCCTGCGCCTCATGGACGCCCTCATCGCCGTCAAGCGCGGCGTCCCGGGCGCCGAACTGCCCCCGCTCAAGCAGCGCCGCGTCCCCAAGCGGGACACCCCGTCGATCCAGGTGGAGGAGCCCGAGGAGCCGGGCGGCCGCTCGGACGTGGCCGTCGACAACCCGGTCCCCACCCCGCCGTTCTGGGGCACCCGCGTCGTCAAGGGCATCCCGCTCAAGGACTACGCCTCCTGGCTGGACGAGGGCGCGCTGTTCAAGGGCCAGTGGGGCCTCAAGCAGGCCCGCGCCGGCGGAGCGACGTACGAGGAGCTCGTCGAGTCCGAGGGCCGGCCGCGGCTGCGCGGCCTCCTGGAGAAGCTGCACACCGAGAACCTGCTCGAAGCGGCCGTCGTCTACGGCTACTTCCCCTGCGTGTCCAAGGGCGACGACCTGATCATCCTGGACGAGCAGGGCAACGAGCGGACCCGCTTCACCTTCCCGCGCCAGCGCCGCGGGCGGCGCCTGTGCCTGGCCGACTTCTTCCGCCCGGAGGAGTCGGGGGAGACGGACGTCGTGGGCCTCCAGGTGGTCACCGTGGGCTCGAAGATCGGCGAGGCCACCGCCAAACTGTTCGAGTCCGACTCCTACCGCGAATACCTGGAACTGCACGGCCTGTCCGTCCAGCTCGCCGAGGCCCTCGCCGAGTACTGGCACGCCCGCGTCCGGGCCGAACTCGGGTTCGGCGGCGAGGACCCCGCCCAGGTCGAGGACATGTTCGACCTCAAGTACCGCGGCGCCCGCTTCTCGCTGGGCTACGGCGCCTGCCCCGACCTGGAGGACCGGGCCAAGATCGCCGACATGCTCCAGCCGGAGCGCATCGGGGTCCACCTCTCGGAGGAGTTCCAGCTCCACCCGGAGCAGTCCACGGACGCCATCGTCATCCACCACCCCGAAGCGAAGTATTTCAACGCACGCTGA
- a CDS encoding glycerol-3-phosphate dehydrogenase/oxidase, translating to MSTLQSVPALGSHPTAGSNASRAETREQLAKATYDLLVIGGGILGTSVAWHAAQSGLRVAMVDAGDFAGATSSASSKLVHGGLRYLQTGAVKLVAENHHERRVLAKDVAPHLVNPLTFYLPVYKGGPVGAAKLGAGVFAYSALSAFGDGIGKVISPARAVADNPGLKTDNLKAVAVYYDHQMNDSRVAVMTVRAAVESGAVVLNHAEVTGLRMTRGRVSGAELKDRLDGTEFGVDARVVLNATGPWVDHLRRMEDKHAMPSIRLSKGAHIVMKRKSPWKAAMATPIDKYRITFALPWEDQLLLGTTDEVYEGDPADVRATEADIQQILDEAAFSVKDADLDRSLMTYAFAGLRVLPGGPGGVEKAKRETVVSEGAGGMLSVAGGKWTTYRHIGRVVMDKLAKLPGSPLTEDMEPVKSLVRRVPLPGVANPNAVAHRLLVDREPGSRMDPLTARHLASHYGSLAFDIARLANEDPALAERIHPDGPEIWAQVAYARDNEWAQTVDDVLRRRTTVTVRGLDSAEVRRRVEEMLGGKA from the coding sequence ATGAGCACCCTGCAGAGCGTTCCCGCACTGGGTTCGCACCCGACCGCCGGCTCCAACGCGAGCCGCGCCGAGACCCGTGAGCAGCTGGCGAAGGCCACGTACGACCTGCTGGTCATCGGCGGTGGAATCCTGGGCACGTCCGTGGCCTGGCACGCCGCGCAGTCGGGTCTGCGGGTTGCCATGGTGGACGCCGGCGACTTCGCCGGCGCCACCTCCTCGGCCTCCTCCAAGCTGGTCCACGGGGGCCTGCGCTACCTGCAGACCGGCGCGGTCAAGCTGGTCGCGGAGAACCACCACGAGCGCCGGGTGCTGGCCAAGGACGTGGCCCCGCACCTGGTCAACCCCCTCACCTTCTACCTGCCGGTCTACAAGGGCGGCCCGGTCGGCGCCGCGAAGCTGGGCGCGGGCGTGTTCGCGTACTCGGCCCTGTCGGCCTTCGGTGACGGCATCGGCAAGGTCATATCCCCGGCCCGCGCCGTCGCCGACAACCCCGGTCTCAAGACCGACAACCTCAAGGCCGTCGCGGTCTACTACGACCACCAGATGAACGACTCCCGCGTCGCCGTGATGACGGTCCGCGCGGCCGTCGAGTCGGGCGCGGTCGTCCTGAACCACGCCGAGGTCACCGGCCTGCGCATGACGCGCGGCCGGGTCAGCGGCGCCGAGCTCAAGGACCGCCTGGACGGCACCGAGTTCGGGGTCGACGCGCGCGTCGTGCTCAACGCCACCGGCCCGTGGGTGGACCACCTGCGGCGCATGGAAGACAAGCACGCGATGCCGTCGATCCGCCTGTCCAAGGGCGCGCACATCGTGATGAAGCGCAAGTCGCCGTGGAAGGCCGCCATGGCCACCCCGATCGACAAGTACCGCATCACCTTCGCCCTGCCGTGGGAGGACCAGCTCCTGCTCGGCACGACCGACGAGGTCTACGAGGGCGACCCCGCGGACGTGCGCGCCACCGAGGCCGACATCCAGCAGATCCTGGACGAGGCCGCCTTCTCGGTGAAGGACGCCGACCTGGACCGCTCGCTGATGACGTACGCCTTCGCGGGCCTGCGGGTGCTGCCCGGCGGCCCCGGCGGCGTGGAGAAGGCCAAGCGCGAGACGGTCGTCTCCGAGGGCGCCGGCGGCATGCTGTCGGTGGCCGGCGGCAAGTGGACCACGTACCGCCACATCGGCCGCGTGGTCATGGACAAGCTGGCGAAGCTGCCCGGCAGCCCGCTGACCGAGGACATGGAGCCGGTGAAGTCGCTGGTGCGCCGCGTCCCGCTGCCCGGTGTCGCCAACCCGAACGCGGTGGCGCACCGGCTGCTGGTGGACCGGGAGCCCGGCTCGCGCATGGACCCGCTCACCGCCCGGCACCTGGCCTCGCACTACGGTTCGCTGGCCTTCGACATCGCCCGCCTGGCGAACGAGGACCCGGCGCTGGCCGAGCGGATCCACCCCGACGGGCCGGAGATCTGGGCGCAGGTCGCGTACGCCCGTGACAACGAGTGGGCCCAGACGGTCGACGACGTGCTGCGCCGCCGTACGACGGTGACCGTGCGCGGTCTGGACAGCGCCGAGGTACGGCGCCGGGTCGAGGAGATGCTGGGCGGCAAGGCGTAG
- a CDS encoding MIP/aquaporin family protein, giving the protein MSSSDIFIGETIGTALLTLLGGGVCAAVTLKSSKARNAGWLAITFGWGFAVLIAAYVSAPLSGAHLNPAVTVGIAVKTGEWGDVPVYLAGQLLGAMIGAVLMWATYYGQFRAHLADPEHIRDAKLGPEDPHPHDVAGPVLGIFSTGPEIRNVVQNLATEIIGTAVLVLAILTQGLQDDGKGLGVIGVLITSFVVVGIGLSLGGPTGYAINPVRDLGPRIVHALLPLPHKGGSDWGYSWIPVVGPLVGAALAGGLYNIAFV; this is encoded by the coding sequence GTGTCCAGCTCCGACATCTTCATCGGCGAGACCATCGGTACCGCCCTGCTCACCCTGCTCGGCGGTGGCGTCTGCGCCGCCGTCACGCTCAAGAGCTCCAAGGCCCGCAACGCGGGATGGCTCGCGATCACCTTCGGCTGGGGTTTCGCCGTCCTGATCGCCGCGTACGTGTCCGCACCCCTGTCCGGCGCGCACCTCAACCCCGCGGTGACCGTCGGCATAGCCGTCAAGACCGGCGAGTGGGGCGACGTGCCGGTCTACCTCGCGGGCCAGCTGCTCGGCGCCATGATCGGCGCGGTCCTGATGTGGGCCACGTACTACGGGCAGTTCCGGGCGCACCTGGCGGACCCGGAGCACATCCGTGACGCCAAGCTCGGCCCGGAGGACCCGCACCCGCACGACGTGGCCGGCCCGGTGCTCGGGATCTTCTCCACCGGCCCCGAGATCCGCAACGTCGTCCAGAACCTGGCCACCGAGATCATCGGCACCGCCGTCCTGGTCCTGGCGATCTTGACCCAGGGCCTCCAGGACGACGGCAAGGGCCTCGGCGTCATCGGCGTCCTGATCACCTCCTTCGTGGTCGTCGGCATCGGCCTCTCCCTCGGCGGCCCGACCGGCTACGCCATCAACCCGGTGCGCGACCTCGGCCCCCGCATCGTCCACGCCCTGCTGCCGCTGCCCCACAAGGGCGGCTCGGACTGGGGATACTCCTGGATCCCGGTCGTCGGCCCGCTCGTCGGTGCCGCCCTCGCCGGTGGTCTGTACAACATCGCGTTCGTCTGA
- a CDS encoding ABC transporter substrate-binding protein, which yields MNRKTMVLTAAIGLLTPALSACGSASGGGAGTGAIVVGTTDRFEAADYAPAPFDPAYAYDAGAWNVLRQTVQTLMHTPRGGGQPVPEAASDCRFTDTGNESYRCTLRPGLTFANGDPLTAKDVKFSIDRVLAIKAENGPSSLLSTIDTVEAKSADTVVFHLKTADATFPYKLSTPAAGIVSAKDYDAKKLRAGFAVDGSGPYTMKAETKGNQLVRAVFTKNPHYKGDIKLQNDKVELRSFADSEGMGKALRDGSIHVVSRTLSPAQIAELSAKPPKAVKLVPLPGLEIRYLGFNTDAPVVKDKAVRQALAAAVDRDALISKVYGKAAQPLYSLVPTSVTGHVNSFFNKYGEANTAKAADLLKNAGIKTPVKLTLNYTTDHYGDGTAAEFEELKTQLNSTQLFDITVQGNDWADYRPAQKKGDYAAYGLGWFPDYPDADNFLAPFLEQDNFLGTPYANAAVRTRLIPESRRAADRTVAAPAIKEMQDIVADDVPVLPLWQGKQYVAARDEITGVEWSVNAISDLQLWELGRGVSG from the coding sequence ATGAACCGCAAGACCATGGTGCTGACGGCCGCGATAGGCCTGCTCACCCCCGCGCTGTCCGCCTGCGGCAGCGCGAGCGGAGGAGGAGCGGGAACCGGGGCCATCGTCGTCGGCACCACCGACCGGTTCGAAGCCGCCGACTACGCCCCCGCCCCCTTCGACCCCGCCTACGCCTACGACGCCGGCGCCTGGAACGTCCTGCGCCAGACCGTCCAGACGCTGATGCACACCCCCCGCGGCGGCGGCCAGCCCGTCCCCGAAGCAGCCTCCGACTGCCGCTTCACCGACACCGGCAACGAGAGCTACCGCTGCACCCTGCGCCCCGGACTCACCTTCGCGAACGGTGACCCGCTGACGGCCAAGGACGTCAAGTTCTCCATCGACCGCGTCCTCGCGATCAAGGCGGAGAACGGCCCCTCCTCGCTGCTCTCCACCATCGACACCGTCGAGGCCAAGAGCGCCGACACCGTCGTCTTCCACCTCAAGACCGCCGACGCGACGTTCCCCTACAAGCTGTCCACCCCGGCCGCCGGCATCGTCAGCGCCAAGGACTACGACGCGAAGAAGCTCCGCGCCGGCTTCGCCGTCGACGGCTCCGGCCCCTACACGATGAAGGCCGAAACCAAGGGCAACCAGCTCGTGCGCGCCGTCTTCACCAAGAACCCGCACTACAAGGGCGACATCAAGCTCCAGAACGACAAGGTCGAACTGCGCTCCTTCGCCGACTCCGAGGGCATGGGCAAGGCCCTGCGCGACGGCTCCATCCACGTCGTCTCCCGCACCCTGTCGCCCGCCCAGATCGCCGAGCTGTCCGCGAAGCCCCCCAAGGCCGTCAAGCTGGTCCCGCTGCCCGGCCTCGAGATCCGCTACCTCGGCTTCAACACCGACGCCCCCGTCGTCAAGGACAAGGCCGTCCGCCAGGCCCTCGCCGCGGCCGTCGACCGCGACGCCCTGATCTCCAAGGTCTACGGCAAGGCCGCACAGCCCCTGTACTCACTGGTCCCCACCAGCGTCACCGGGCACGTGAACTCCTTCTTCAACAAGTACGGCGAGGCCAACACCGCCAAGGCCGCCGACCTGCTCAAGAACGCCGGGATCAAGACCCCCGTCAAGCTCACCCTCAACTACACCACCGACCACTACGGTGACGGCACCGCCGCCGAGTTCGAGGAACTCAAGACCCAGCTGAACTCCACCCAGCTCTTCGACATCACCGTCCAGGGCAACGACTGGGCCGACTACCGCCCCGCCCAGAAGAAGGGCGACTACGCCGCCTACGGGCTCGGCTGGTTCCCCGACTACCCGGACGCCGACAACTTCCTCGCCCCGTTCCTGGAGCAGGACAACTTCCTGGGCACGCCGTACGCCAACGCCGCCGTACGCACCCGGCTCATCCCCGAATCCCGGCGCGCGGCCGACCGCACGGTCGCCGCACCCGCGATCAAGGAGATGCAGGACATCGTCGCCGACGACGTCCCCGTCCTGCCCCTGTGGCAGGGCAAGCAGTACGTCGCCGCACGCGACGAGATCACCGGGGTGGAATGGTCGGTCAACGCCATCTCCGACCTCCAGCTGTGGGAACTCGGCCGGGGCGTCAGCGGCTGA
- a CDS encoding HAD family hydrolase, with translation MTSTVPAAVTRTTDGSALQAVLLDMDGTLVDTEGFWWEIEEEIFRELGHRLEETWRDIVVGGPMSRSAAFLIESTGAAIGLAELSVLLNERFEARIADQVPLMPGAERLLAELARHNVPTALVSASHRRVIDQVLLTLGRDRFTMTVAGDEVPRTKPHPDPYLLAAQALGAHPSRCAVIEDTATGVAAAEAAGCRVVAVPSVGLIPAAPGRTIVRSLEEVDLAFLRSLITPMN, from the coding sequence ATGACCAGCACCGTTCCAGCCGCCGTCACCCGTACGACCGACGGTTCGGCCCTGCAGGCGGTACTGCTGGACATGGACGGCACCCTCGTCGACACCGAGGGGTTCTGGTGGGAGATCGAGGAGGAGATCTTCCGCGAGCTGGGCCACCGGCTGGAGGAGACCTGGCGCGACATCGTCGTCGGCGGCCCCATGAGCCGCAGCGCCGCCTTCCTGATCGAGTCCACCGGAGCCGCCATCGGCCTCGCCGAGCTCAGCGTGCTCCTCAACGAACGCTTCGAGGCGCGCATCGCCGACCAGGTCCCCCTGATGCCCGGCGCCGAGCGGCTGCTGGCCGAGCTCGCCCGGCACAACGTACCCACCGCGCTCGTCTCCGCCTCCCACCGCCGCGTCATCGACCAGGTCCTGCTCACCCTCGGCCGCGACCGCTTCACCATGACGGTCGCCGGGGACGAGGTGCCCCGGACCAAGCCGCACCCCGACCCCTACCTCCTCGCCGCCCAGGCCCTCGGCGCCCACCCCTCGCGCTGCGCCGTGATCGAGGACACCGCCACCGGGGTCGCCGCCGCCGAGGCCGCCGGCTGCCGGGTCGTCGCCGTGCCCTCGGTGGGCCTGATCCCCGCCGCCCCCGGCCGCACCATCGTGCGCTCCCTGGAAGAAGTGGACCTGGCGTTCCTGCGCTCGCTCATCACTCCGATGAACTGA
- a CDS encoding IclR family transcriptional regulator — MARNIQSLERAAAMLRLLAGGERRLGLSDVAGALGLAKGTAHGILRTLQAEGFVEQDPASGRYQLGAELLRLGNSYLDVHELRARALVWTDDLARASGESVYVGVLHKSGVLIMHHVFRPDDSRQVLEVGAMQPLHSTALGKVLSAYDPVAHTEAVEVEREAFTPRTVTDAAGFEEVLDLTRARGWACDVEETWEGVASVAAPIHDRRKMPVGAVAVAGAVERVCGESGEPRASLVASVRDCARSVSRDLGAGRF; from the coding sequence ATGGCACGGAACATCCAGTCGCTCGAACGAGCCGCTGCGATGCTGCGGCTCCTGGCGGGCGGCGAACGCCGGCTGGGCCTGTCGGACGTGGCCGGTGCGCTGGGGCTGGCCAAGGGGACCGCGCACGGCATCCTGCGCACGCTCCAGGCCGAGGGTTTCGTCGAGCAGGATCCGGCCTCGGGCCGCTACCAGCTCGGCGCGGAGCTGCTGCGCCTGGGCAACAGCTACCTGGACGTGCACGAGCTGCGGGCCCGGGCGCTGGTGTGGACGGACGACCTGGCACGGGCGAGCGGCGAGAGCGTGTACGTGGGGGTGCTCCACAAGAGCGGGGTGCTGATCATGCACCACGTGTTCCGCCCGGACGACAGCCGCCAGGTGCTGGAAGTGGGCGCGATGCAGCCGCTGCACTCCACGGCCCTGGGCAAGGTGCTGTCCGCGTACGACCCGGTGGCGCACACGGAGGCGGTCGAGGTGGAGCGCGAGGCGTTCACGCCGCGCACGGTCACGGACGCGGCCGGTTTCGAGGAGGTCCTGGACCTGACCCGGGCGCGCGGGTGGGCCTGCGACGTCGAGGAGACCTGGGAGGGCGTCGCCTCGGTGGCCGCCCCCATCCACGACCGGCGCAAGATGCCGGTCGGTGCCGTGGCGGTGGCGGGCGCCGTGGAGCGGGTCTGCGGGGAGTCCGGGGAACCCCGGGCGAGCCTGGTGGCCTCGGTACGGGACTGCGCCCGCTCGGTTTCGCGCGACCTCGGCGCGGGCCGCTTCTGA